A part of Numida meleagris isolate 19003 breed g44 Domestic line chromosome 27, NumMel1.0, whole genome shotgun sequence genomic DNA contains:
- the PRSS57 gene encoding serine protease 57 yields MLAALLILSLGGSALGPAGARCSWVIGGKAVVPHSRPFIASIQMDGQHYCGGFLVWPRWVMTAAHCPVPRGNPSFRVVLGAHSLEQPEESQQVFGVEESIAHPLYDPQTVDNDIRLLRLNHSATLNTFVKRIRLPRPRIDLKPGTLCSVVGWGDISNYGERPTQLMEANTTIVKRSLCRTLWKGRVSGNMLCGASRNATLQGVCAGDSGGPLVFKGKVYGVVSFSGQRCGDRRYPDIFTKISNYIDWVHRTVLRHRQPGGKQKHKPGPGGGKGGPGSSEGAGSSQEGWGGPGLPRPPLAPRGLMFNGN; encoded by the exons ATGCTCGCTGCTCTGCTCATCCTCAGCCTGGGGGGCTCCGCGCTGGGTCCAGCAG GCGCCCGATGCAGTTGGGTCATCGGGGGAAAGGCAGTGGTGCCGCACTCTCGGCCCTTCATCGCCTCCATCCAGATGGACGGGCAGCACTACTGCGGGGGCTTCCTGGTGTGGCCCAGGTGGGTGATGACGGCCGCCCACTGCCCCGTTCCCAG GGGCAACCCTTCCTTCCGCGTGGTGCTGGGAGCCCACAGCCTGGAGCAGCCCGAGGAGTCCCAGCAGGTGTTCGGTGTCGAGGAATCCATCGCGCACCCCCTCTACGACCCCCAGACGGTGGACAACGACATCCGCCTGCTCAGG CTGAACCACTCGGCCACGCTGAACACATTTGTGAAGCGCATCCGCCTGCCCCGGCCACGCATCGACCTGAAACCCGGCACCCTCTGCTCCGTGGTGGGTTGGGGGGACATCTCCAACTACGGCGAGCGGCCCACGCAGCTGATGGAGGCCAACACCACCATCGTCAAGAGGAGCCTGTGTCGAACCCTATGGAAAGGCCGTGTCTCGGGCAACATGCTGTGCGGGGCGAGCCGCAACGCCACGCTGCAGGGCGTCTGCGCG GGTGACTCTGGGGGACCCCTGGTCTTCAAGGGGAAGGTTTACGGCGTCGTCTCGTTCTCCGGGCAGAGATGTGGGGACCGCCGGTACCCCGACATTTTCACCAAGATTTCAAACTACATCGACTGGGTGCATCGCACTGTGCTCAGGCACCGCCAGCCTGGGGGGAAACAGAAGCACAAACCTGGCCCGGGGGGGGGCAAGGGGGGACCGGGGAGCAGCGAGGGGGCTGGCAGCTCCCAGGAGGGGTGGGGAGGGCCAGGCCTCCCGCGTCCCCCTCTGGCTCCAAGGGGCTTGATGTTCAATGGGAACTGA